One genomic window of Pseudomonadota bacterium includes the following:
- a CDS encoding DUF3387 domain-containing protein, protein VFRIVIVRDMWLTGFDAPSLHTMYVDKPMRGHGLMQAIARVNRVFKDKPGGLVVDYLGLADELKKALATYTESGGKGDTAIDQADAVAIMLEKHEVCCGIFHGFDRSKWLTGTPQERVTLLPNAQEHVLAQEDGKARFIQAVNELSKGFALAVPHEEAIRIRDDVGFFQAVRSVLAKSESFEKRTDEELEHAIRQIVSKAVAADQVIDIFAAAGLKKPDISILSDEFLAEVRGMPHKNLAVELLRKLLAGEIKTRSKRNVVQARSFAELLDKAVRKYQNRAVETAQVIEELIRLAKEMREASARGEKLKLTDDEVAFYDALETNDSAVKVLGDETLRTIARELVTTVRANVSIDWTVRENVRAQLRVLVKRILRKYGYPPDKQEKATITVLEQAEVLSAGWAA, encoded by the coding sequence GTGTTCCGGATCGTGATCGTCCGCGACATGTGGCTCACCGGCTTCGACGCGCCAAGCCTCCACACCATGTACGTCGACAAACCGATGCGCGGCCACGGGCTCATGCAGGCGATCGCCCGCGTGAACCGCGTCTTCAAGGACAAGCCGGGCGGGCTCGTGGTCGACTACCTCGGCCTCGCCGACGAGCTGAAGAAGGCGCTCGCGACATACACCGAGAGCGGCGGCAAGGGCGACACCGCGATCGACCAGGCCGACGCCGTGGCGATCATGCTGGAGAAACACGAGGTGTGCTGCGGGATCTTCCACGGGTTTGACCGCTCGAAGTGGCTGACCGGCACGCCGCAAGAGCGGGTGACGCTTCTCCCGAACGCGCAGGAGCACGTGCTCGCGCAGGAGGACGGCAAGGCGCGGTTCATCCAGGCGGTGAACGAGCTGTCCAAGGGGTTCGCGCTCGCCGTGCCGCACGAGGAGGCGATTCGGATTCGCGACGACGTGGGGTTCTTCCAGGCCGTCCGGTCGGTGCTCGCCAAGAGCGAGTCGTTCGAGAAGAGGACCGACGAGGAGCTGGAGCACGCGATCCGCCAGATCGTGTCGAAGGCGGTCGCGGCCGATCAGGTGATCGACATCTTCGCGGCGGCGGGGCTGAAGAAGCCCGACATCTCGATCCTCTCCGACGAGTTCCTCGCCGAAGTGCGCGGGATGCCGCACAAGAACCTCGCGGTCGAGCTGCTCCGCAAGCTGCTTGCGGGCGAGATCAAGACGCGCTCGAAGCGCAACGTCGTCCAGGCGCGGTCGTTCGCCGAGCTGCTCGACAAGGCGGTGCGGAAGTACCAGAACCGCGCGGTCGAGACGGCCCAGGTGATCGAGGAGCTGATCCGACTCGCCAAGGAGATGCGCGAAGCCTCGGCGCGCGGCGAGAAGCTGAAGCTCACCGACGACGAGGTCGCGTTCTACGACGCGCTCGAAACGAACGACAGCGCCGTGAAGGTGCTCGGCGACGAGACGCTCCGCACCATCGCGCGGGAGCTGGTCACCACGGTGCGGGCGAACGTCTCGATCGACTGGACCGTCCGCGAGAACGTCCGCGCCCAGCTCCGCGTGCTCGTGAAACGCATCCTCCGCAAATACGGCTACCCGCCCGACAAGCAGGAGAAGGCGACGATCACCGTGCTGGAGCAGGCCGAGGTGCTGTCGGCGGGGTGGGCGGCGTAG